Proteins encoded within one genomic window of Bombina bombina isolate aBomBom1 chromosome 1, aBomBom1.pri, whole genome shotgun sequence:
- the TRAPPC5 gene encoding trafficking protein particle complex subunit 5: MDSRFSRGKSSILERSLARPKTEVSLSAFSLLFSEIVQYCQNRVYSVSELQAKLSELGQQVGCRILDPLVMREKNGKRETKVISALLFIKVSAWKALFGKEADKLEQANDDDKTYYIIEKDPLINTYISVPKENSTLNCASFTAGIVESLLTCSGFPAKVTAHWHKGTTLMIKFDESVIARDKALDGR; this comes from the coding sequence atggaTTCCCGCTTCAGCCGTGGAAAGTCTTCTATTTTGGAGAGATCACTGGCCAGGCCTAAGACTGAGGTTAGCCTCAGTgcattttctctccttttttcagaaatagtacAGTACTGCCAAAATCGTGTGTATTCCGTATCTGAACTGCAGGCTAAATTATCTGAGCTTGGCCAGCAGGTTGGCTGTCGTATCCTTGACCCATTGGTGATGCGGGAGAAAAATGGCAAACGTGAAACCAAAGTGATTAGTGCACTTCTTTTCATAAAGGTTTCAGCTTGGAAAGCTCTTTTTGGTAAGGAAGCAGATAAATTGGAACAGGCTAACGATGACGACAAGACCTACTACATCATTGAAAAAGACCCTCTCATAAACACCTACATATCTGTACCAAAAGAAAATAGCACACTTAACTGTGCGTCATTTACAGCTGGCATTGTAGAGTCCTTACTGACTTGCAGTGGGTTTCCTGCCAAAGTTACTGCACACTGGCACAAGGGAACAACCCTCATGATCAAATTTGATGAGTCTGTCATTGCTAGAGACAAAGCACTAGATGGTCGTTAA